GCGCGGGTTGCGGCAACGCGCAGGCAATCGTTCGCTGCGGCGAGCCGGTGCAACTTCAATTGTCGGGATTTTTAGCCTGCAATCGCGCCGAACAGCCGTTTGGCGGGGCCATGAGCGGCCTGAAAGTCGTGCGATGTTGAAAGTGTGCCGGTGATTTGCCCGACGTGTCAAAATGTTTTTGCCGGTCAAGCATCCATGCCGGCGACCCCCTTGTTACTTTGCATGGGGTTGTTTTCGATATTTTGGTTGGGAGCCCTTCGGAGCCGTAGCTCGCGGGCCGAGGAGCCCGCTTTGGCCCGTAGCTTCCAGTCCGTCTTCGCTTTCGCTGCGCTCAAGCTACGCCGGACACCACGCTTCGTCCTTCTGGTCTCCGCGTGGCTGCGCCACGCGAAGCCCGTCAGGGCGAAGCGTGGTGGGCCCGGCAGGACTCGAACCTGCAACCAGACCGTTATGAGCGGCCGGCTCTAACCATTGAGCTACAGGCCCCGCCGCAGGAGTGCCGCCGCGGGCGGCACGCAACGGTGCCGCCACCGTTTACAGGGACCGCCGCGATCCGGCAATGCCGGGCGTCCCTCTCGCCGTCATGCCCCGCGAAAGCGGGGCATCCGGTGCGCCGCGGCAAGCCCGGCCATGACGACGTGTTTGCTGATCCGGGCTACTTCTTCACCAGCGAACAGGCCGGATCGGGCGGGCCGAACGCTTCCTGTCCGGAAATCTTCGCCAGGATCTTGTAGTAGTCCCACGGATATTTCGACTCCTCCGGCTTCTTGACCTCGACCAGCATGAGGTCATGAACCATCAGATTGTCCTCGCGCAGCTTGCCGTTGCGGGAAAAGAAATCCTCGATCGGCTTCTCGCGCATCTTCGCCGCCACCTTGAGCGGTTCGTCGGTGCCGCTCTCCTTGATGGCGTTGAGGTAATACATCACGGATGAATAGACGCCGGCCTGCCACATCGTCGGCATCCGGTTCATCTTGGCGAAGTAGCGCTTCGACCATTCGCGGGTCTTGTCGTCCATGTCCCAGTAGAACGAGGTCGTCAGCAGCAGGCCCTGCGCCGCCGGCAGGCCGAGCGAATGGATGTCGGTGATCAGCGCCAGCAAGGCCGCCATCTGCTGGCCGCCCTTGAAGACGCCGAACTCGGCGCCGGTCTTGATCTCGTTCATGTTGTTCGGCGGCCCGCCGGCGATGCCGATGATCTTGGCCTTCGAGGCCTGGGCCTGCAGCACGAAGGACGACAGGTCCGGCGTCGCCAGCGGCGGGCGCACCGATCCCAGCACCTTGCCGCCGCTCTTGGTGACGACGCTGGCGGCGTCACGCTCCAGCGAATGCCCGAACGCGTAGTCGTCGGTGATGAAGAACCAGCTGTCGCCGCCGCGCTTCACCACCGCCTGCGCGGTGCCGACCGCGAGCGCACGGGTGTCGAACACCCACTGCATCGCATAGGGCGAGCAGAATTTGCCGTGGAAGTCGGCGGTGCCGGTGGAGTGAACGATCAGCAGCTTCTTCTTTTCGGTGGCGATGTTCTGCACCGCCAGCCCCACCGCCGACACCGGCACGTCCACGATCAGGTCGACCTGATCGACATCGTACCAGCGCCGCGCAATGGCGCCGCCGATATCCGGCTTGAGCTGATGATCGCCGACGATCACGCTGATCGGCTTGCCCAGCACCTTGCCGCCGAAATCGTCCACCGCCATCTGCGCCGCGGTCACCGAGCCCTGGCCGGTCGGCGTCGATGCCGGTCCATTCATGTCGGTGAGCACGCCGATCTTGACCACGTCGTCCGACACCTGCGCCAGCGCCGATGCCGATGACAGCACCACGGCCGCGAATGCGCCGAGCATGGATATTGTTCTGGCTGAAATCACTCTGGTCCTCCCATGACCGTTTCGGCGCGTTGGCCGTCATTGCTTGTTTCGGCGCTCGATAGCGCCAATTGGTCGCAATTGCAACTATTGGAAGGTCCGCGTCGGCCGGCCGCTCAGGCGGCGAAGCGGATTTGGCCCGCGGGAGCAGGGTCATATCCGCCGAGTTCGGCGGCCCGCTGCGCCAGCCGCTTCTGCCCGATGAAACCGATCAGCGCCTGAACAGAGGGGCGGAAATAGCTGCGCTGCCGCATCAATAGGTCGAAATTCTCCCAGAGCAGCGGGACGAAATCGAGACCCGCCGATTTCGCCGCGGCGCGGGTGGCAACGCCGCAGTCGGCCCTGCCGGCGCGGATCGCGGCCGCGAGATCGGGGCCGGTGAGACATGGCGGCTCGAGCCGGCGCAGGTCCTTGAGGCTGGCGCCGGCGCGCCTCAGCAGCACATCGAGCAGCATCTGCGCGCCGGCGCCGGGCTGCCGGACGGCCATCTGCGCGCCTGCAGCGACAACATCCGTCAGGCTGTGCAGCTGTTTGGGATTACCTGATGGAACCAGCAGGCCCTGTTCGCGTCGCGCCAGTCCGACCAGCACGGCATCGTGCAGCCCCGGCATTGCGCGCACTGCCGCGACATTGGCGTCTTCGCCGGTAACGTCATCGTTGTGGAAATGCACCGCCGCGGCGATCACCTCGCCGCGCTGCAGGCGATCGACGCCGCGCGCGGTGCCCTCGGTCAGCGACGCCAGGCCGGAGCCGGATTCGCGCAAGGTCCATTCCAGCAGATCGTCCTGGCTGCCGCCGACAATGGGCGGCGGGTCCGCCGCGATCATGCCGGCGGGACGTGCCAGTCCCGCAAGTACCCAGAGATCCAGCTCCTGGCGCGGAAACAGCCACTTGCCGGTCACCTTGCTGCAGGGGATCGCGCCCGAGGTCACGAGTTCGTAGAGCTTGCGCTCTCCGAGCCGGACATAGTCGGCAGCCTCGCTGGTGGTCAAAAACTCCATCCTGCACTCATATGCATATTTCTGCTTCTGTTCAATGAGTTGACATAAGCGGAATTGATGCGGAACAAGGCGGGTGGAGGGAGCAATGTCCGACCAGTCCAGCGCCTGGGAACTGATCCTGAACGGCGATGCCGCGCTGTTCGCGATCGTGCGGCTTTCGCTTGCCGTCAGCCTGTCCGCGGTGGCGCTGGCCGCTCTCGTCGGCATGCCGCTTGGCGCGCTGCTCGCCCTGAGCCGCTTTCCCGGACGATCCGTCCTGGTGGTGCTGCTCAATGCGCTGATGGGGTTGCCGCCGGTCGTGGTCGGGCTCGCGGTCTACCTGCTGCTGTCGCGATCCGGGCCGCTCGGGGCGATGGGCATCCTGTTCACGCCGACCGCCATGACCATCGCCCAGACCATCCTGATCGTGCCGATCATCGCGGCGCTGGCGCGCCAGACCATCGAGGATCTCTGGGTCGAGTATCGCGACGAGTTGACGGCGATGGACGTCAGCCCGGCCGGCCGCATGATGACGTTGTTGTGGGATGCGCGCTTCAGCCTGCTCACGGCGCTGCTGGCGGGTTTCGGGCGGGCCGCCGCCGAAGTCGGCGCGGTCATGATCGTCGGCGGCAATATCGACGGATTTACCCGCACCATGACCACCGCGGTGGCGCTGGAGACTTCCAAGGGCAATCTGCCGCTGGCGATGGGACTGGGGCTCGTTCTGGTCGCCATCGTCCTGGCGATCAATGCCGCCGCGTGGGGAACGCGCGTCTGGTCGGAACGGCAGGTGGGCTGACGATGCGCGCACCCTCCAGCGATCTTCCCCTCGTGCTCGATGGCGTCACGCTGCAGGCGGGCGCGACCGTGATCCTCGACCGGTTG
The sequence above is drawn from the Bradyrhizobium sediminis genome and encodes:
- a CDS encoding ABC transporter permease — translated: MSDQSSAWELILNGDAALFAIVRLSLAVSLSAVALAALVGMPLGALLALSRFPGRSVLVVLLNALMGLPPVVVGLAVYLLLSRSGPLGAMGILFTPTAMTIAQTILIVPIIAALARQTIEDLWVEYRDELTAMDVSPAGRMMTLLWDARFSLLTALLAGFGRAAAEVGAVMIVGGNIDGFTRTMTTAVALETSKGNLPLAMGLGLVLVAIVLAINAAAWGTRVWSERQVG
- a CDS encoding helix-turn-helix transcriptional regulator, with product MEFLTTSEAADYVRLGERKLYELVTSGAIPCSKVTGKWLFPRQELDLWVLAGLARPAGMIAADPPPIVGGSQDDLLEWTLRESGSGLASLTEGTARGVDRLQRGEVIAAAVHFHNDDVTGEDANVAAVRAMPGLHDAVLVGLARREQGLLVPSGNPKQLHSLTDVVAAGAQMAVRQPGAGAQMLLDVLLRRAGASLKDLRRLEPPCLTGPDLAAAIRAGRADCGVATRAAAKSAGLDFVPLLWENFDLLMRQRSYFRPSVQALIGFIGQKRLAQRAAELGGYDPAPAGQIRFAA
- a CDS encoding ABC transporter substrate-binding protein, with translation MLGAFAAVVLSSASALAQVSDDVVKIGVLTDMNGPASTPTGQGSVTAAQMAVDDFGGKVLGKPISVIVGDHQLKPDIGGAIARRWYDVDQVDLIVDVPVSAVGLAVQNIATEKKKLLIVHSTGTADFHGKFCSPYAMQWVFDTRALAVGTAQAVVKRGGDSWFFITDDYAFGHSLERDAASVVTKSGGKVLGSVRPPLATPDLSSFVLQAQASKAKIIGIAGGPPNNMNEIKTGAEFGVFKGGQQMAALLALITDIHSLGLPAAQGLLLTTSFYWDMDDKTREWSKRYFAKMNRMPTMWQAGVYSSVMYYLNAIKESGTDEPLKVAAKMREKPIEDFFSRNGKLREDNLMVHDLMLVEVKKPEESKYPWDYYKILAKISGQEAFGPPDPACSLVKK